One Thiocapsa sp. genomic window, GTGGGGGCAACCCGCCGGGAGCGGGTTGTCCCCGGCTTGTCCACACGCCCGCTTGCGGCATTCACGTGTTGTCCACACGGAGTCCGCCCGCGCCCCACCCGCAGCCAAGCCCCATCCATCATCGAAGGTGGGTCCGATGGGGTTGGCAGCTGCTCAACGACCATCCCGCCGAAACAACGATGAGGATAGAAAAAAATGATGGATAGGAGGCAAATCGGACTTGCGTCAGAACAGAGTATCTACAACGATCCATGTCGTACCGGGCATGGTTCAGCGACCGAGACGCTCGCCCCAGGTCTGTGCCGCCGCGATGATCCGAGCGTTGTCGAGCCCGGTGGGCAGGCCGTCGCGGATCACGTGGCGGCCCCGCACCCAGACCTGACGCACCTGTTGCTGACTGGCTGCGTAGACCAGTTGGGAGACCGGGTGATAAAGGGGCTGGGTGTGGGAGTCCCGCAGATCCAGCGCGACCAAGTCCGCTGATTTCCCGGGCTCGAGCGAGCCGATCTCGTCCTCCAATCCGAGCGCTCCGGCGCCGTTGATCGTCGCCATCCGCAGGGCGGTCGCGGCCGGCAGCGCGGAGGCCGAGCCGGCCACCCCCTTGCCGAGCAAGGCGGTCGTGCGCATCTCTCCGAGCATGTTCAGATCATTGTTGCTTGCTGCACCGTCGGTGCCGATCGCGACATTGACCCCTGCCTCCAAGAGCTTTGCGACCGGGCAAAATCCGCTCGCGAGCTTCAGATTCGACTCCGGGCAATGCACCACATGGGCACCGGTGTCGGCCAAGAGCGCAATCTCGTCCTCCTCGAGTTGGGTCATGTGGACGCACACCAGTCCGGGGCCGAGCAATCCGAGCCGATTCAGCCGCGAGAGGGGCCGTTCTCCGTGGTCGCGCAGCGACTGGAGAATCTCGTCGCGTGTCTCGTGGAGATGGATGTGGATCGGGACCTCCAGCTCGTCGGCGAGCGCACGCACGCGTTGCAGCGGAGCATCCGATACCGCGTAGGGCGAATGCGGCGCGAAGGCGACCCGGATCAACGGATGGTCCCGATAGTGCTCGTGCAGGGCGAGCCCTTTGGCGATGTACTCGTCGGCATTCGCGGCATAGCCGGTGGGGAAGTCCACGACGATCATGCCGATCAGGGCCCGCATCCCGGCCTCGGCGGTCACCTGAGCCGTGACCTCCGGATGGAAATACATGTCGTTGTAACAGGTGATGCCGCCGCGCAGCATCTCGAGCACGGCCAGCCGGGTCCCGTCGGCGACGAACGCGGGATCCACCCAACGCTGCTCGGCCGGCCAGATATGCTCGTGCAGCCAGGTCATGAGGGGCAGGTCGTCGGCCAGTCCTCGCATCAGCACCATGGCCGCGTGGGTGTGCGCATTGATCAGGCCCGGGATGAGTAGGTGCCCCGGGAGATCGATCACCCGTTGGGCATCGATACTGCTGCGCGCCTCTTCGGACGGCAGCACGGCGAGGATACGCCCGTCCGCGATCGCGACCGCATGATCGGTGAGCTGACGATCTCGTGGATCGACGGGCAATACCCACTGGGCATGGATCAGAAGCTCGGCTTGCATCGGTCGGTCCTTTCAGTCGGGGCGGGGGATGGGTGACAATGGCGAGAACATGCCACAAGGAGCCCCCGATGAAAACAACGACCCCGACCGTGCCGACCCCGGACGACGCGGCACTCTGGCACGAGGGTGCCCTCTATCTCGCGGATCAGCGTCTGCTGCCCGACCGCGCGGAGTTTTTGCGACTGACCGATGCGGGAGCGGTGGCCGATGCGATTCGTGCCATGGTGGTGCGCGGTGCGCCGGCCATCGGTGTCGCTGCGGCCTACGGGGTTGCGTTGGCGGGGCGCGACGTCTACGCGGCCGCCGGTGCCGGCTGGAAGGCGGCGATCGAATCCGACCTCGATCGCCTGGCTGCTTCGCGGCCGACCGCGGTCAACCTCTTCTGGGCGATCGATCGGATGCGCCGCCTGATCTCAGGTTTGGATGAACGCGATCCCTTCCCGGCCTTGGTGGACGAGGCGCTGGCCATCCATGCCGAGGACCGTGCGGCCAATCATGTGATCGGCGATCTGGGCGCGGCGCTGATCGAGGGTCCGACCGACATCATCACGCATTGCAACGCCGGGGCGATCGCCACCGGCGGCTACGGCACCGCGCTCGGCGTCATCCGCAGTGCCTATGCGGCGGGCAAGGTCGGGCGCGTCTTCGCCGACGAGACACGCCCCTGGATGCAGGGGGCGCGACTCACCGCCTGGGAGCTGATGCACGACGGCATCCCGGTGACCCTGCAGGCAGACGGCGCGGCGGCAAGCCTGATGGCCGGCGGCTCGGTCGGCTGGGTGATCGTCGGATCGGAT contains:
- a CDS encoding TRZ/ATZ family hydrolase, which produces MQAELLIHAQWVLPVDPRDRQLTDHAVAIADGRILAVLPSEEARSSIDAQRVIDLPGHLLIPGLINAHTHAAMVLMRGLADDLPLMTWLHEHIWPAEQRWVDPAFVADGTRLAVLEMLRGGITCYNDMYFHPEVTAQVTAEAGMRALIGMIVVDFPTGYAANADEYIAKGLALHEHYRDHPLIRVAFAPHSPYAVSDAPLQRVRALADELEVPIHIHLHETRDEILQSLRDHGERPLSRLNRLGLLGPGLVCVHMTQLEEDEIALLADTGAHVVHCPESNLKLASGFCPVAKLLEAGVNVAIGTDGAASNNDLNMLGEMRTTALLGKGVAGSASALPAATALRMATINGAGALGLEDEIGSLEPGKSADLVALDLRDSHTQPLYHPVSQLVYAASQQQVRQVWVRGRHVIRDGLPTGLDNARIIAAAQTWGERLGR
- the mtnA gene encoding S-methyl-5-thioribose-1-phosphate isomerase, which produces MKTTTPTVPTPDDAALWHEGALYLADQRLLPDRAEFLRLTDAGAVADAIRAMVVRGAPAIGVAAAYGVALAGRDVYAAAGAGWKAAIESDLDRLAASRPTAVNLFWAIDRMRRLISGLDERDPFPALVDEALAIHAEDRAANHVIGDLGAALIEGPTDIITHCNAGAIATGGYGTALGVIRSAYAAGKVGRVFADETRPWMQGARLTAWELMHDGIPVTLQADGAAASLMAGGSVGWVIVGSDRIAANGDVANKIGTYGLAILAKYHGIKFMVAAPTSTIDMEVARGKEIPIEERDPEELLSCGERRLAPVGCVARNPVFDVTPAELVDAIVTECGVVLRPTKEKMRALMGGFGL